One stretch of Cheilinus undulatus linkage group 5, ASM1832078v1, whole genome shotgun sequence DNA includes these proteins:
- the ccdc157 gene encoding coiled-coil domain-containing protein 157 produces MCQFLGRQDCIESLRRDLVDLQGATVDVFSRTGPIRFSSWKFPDKLSCNLDMVALLGQYDYMDGDEEFSQHSHIVLLELVIDRLLLLLQSFNAYVEQMRCSQRRQEANGGLSIGLVVRNYWSNLVEFAKFMAIYKDEKKQTNANKFDSDETQTGTSVKKQMNSRSDFCRRCLSAGSSPNSSKYEPSNITHNTTNHPKADSHNVGCQTFESSLVPCDACHEVQSILSKTGHAFVDLFQNEGLPSSLQPLLAAVEDTLEPEQMTAADVAQWANEQLRDMRRLGKHLQDVRGTVQPLTDKLTKAETERDRFKSQLGKVQKEAKQEIEKHQASIVQLEFSLNKAQRSMKETKQRLQEEREQLKKENLCLNESDSRLKEKVAQQEDAIQALECEKAELLEKARNLNIKEETCGRLQQKVQQLESQVNETQVQLDKEKAKYHSAWRQQETMQAKQTSLLKRVDVLDEECEELQRQVGENEERQIGLHSQLQQMSEEKEEVQAQLTQQQDFCSELQKEKQTLETHVGELRKSVAELEEYIQDLRERERLLVAFPELSPLARSQPQSTGHVLLDMEQQLQANNIRIKVLEQENATLHTSLLKLKKRIQNSSAMGASAQQAWSLSSPEAKQQNHQTQTQMASFSAAQLGYTNRGREARRGESALDSPGSGDRMSPTAASPSSLHLHLQTLHLNADSAAKSHTKKHSSFLISHSRSSNRRRKRN; encoded by the exons ATGTGTCAGTTCTTGGGTCGGCAGGACTGTATCGAAAGCCTCCGGAGGGACCTCGTGGACCTTCAAGGTGCGACTGTGGACGTGTTTTCAAGAACTGGTCCGATCCGGTTCTCCTCCTGGAAGTTCCCTGATAAACTGTCCTGTAACCTGGACATGGTGGCTCTGCTGGGGCAGTATGACTACATGGATGGAGATGAGGAGTTCAGTCAGCACTCACACATTGTGTTACTGGAGCTGGTGATCGACAG ACTATTACTTCTGCTGCAAAGCTTCAATGCTTATGTTGAGCAGATGAGGTGCAGCCAAAGGAGACAAGAAGCTAATGGAGGCCTATCAATTGGTCTTGTAGTCAGAAACTATTGGAGTAATTTAGTCGAGTTTGCCAAGTTCATG GCCATCTACAAGGATGAGAAAAAGCAAACGAATGCAAATAAATTTGACTCTGATGAGACACAAACAGGAAcgtctgtcaaaaaacaaatgaaCTCAAGGAGTGACTTCTGCAGACGGTGCTTGTCAGCTGGGTCTTCACCCAACTCTTCTAAATATGAACCCTCTAATATCACCCACAATACCACAAACCATCCTAAAGCTGACAGCCACAATGTAGGATGCCAAACATTTGAATCTTCCCTCGTTCCCTGTGATGCATGCCATGAAGTGCAGTCCATTTTGAGCAAAACAGGGCATGCCTTTGTAGATCTGTTCCAGAACGAGGGtcttccctcctctctgcagCCCCTCCTGGCAGCTGTAGAGGACACCCTGGAGCCAGAACAGATGACAGCAGCAGATGTGGCCCAGTGGGCCAACGAACAGCTCAGAGACATGCGCCGGCTGGGAAAACACCTCCAGGACGTGCGGGGTACAGTTCAGCCTCTTACGGATAAACTGACTAAAGCAGAGACAGAGCGTGACAGATTCAAGTCTCAGCTGGGGAAAGTGCAGAAAGAGGCAAAGCAAGAGATTGAAAAACACCAAGCAAGCATTGTCCAGCTGGAGTTTTCACTGAATAAAGCTCAGAGATCTATGAAAGAAACAAAGCAAAGGCTACAAGAGGAGAGAGAACAACTCAAAAAAG AAAACCTATGCTTGAATGAGAGTGATTCCAGACTTAAAGAGAAAGTAGCACAACAGGAGGACGCAATACAAGCACTTG AATGTGAAAAGGCAGAGCTACTGGAGAAAGCGAGGAACCTAAACATCAAGGAAGAGACCTGTGGTAGACTACAGCAAAAAGTCCAACAGCTAGAGAGTCAAGTAAATGAAACACAAGTCCAACTTGACAAGGAGAAGGCAAAGTACCACAGCGCATGGCGACAGCAAGAG ACTATGCAGGCCAAGCAAACCTCTTTGTTAAAAAGAGTTGATGTTTTGGATGAAGAGtgtgaggagctgcagagacaggtGGGAGAGAATGAGGAGAGACAGATCGGCCTTCACAGTCAGCTGCAACAGATGTCGGAGGAGAAGGAAGAAGTGCAGGCTCAGCTCACTCAGCAGCAG GACTTTTGTTCAGAGCTGCAAAAGGAGAAGCAGACTTTAGAAACACACGTGGGCGAGCTGAGAAAGAGTGTGGCTGAGCTGGAGGAATACATACAAGATTtaagggagagggagagactaTTGGTGGCCTTTCCTGAGCTCAGCCCTCTGGCTCGGAGTCAACCACAGA gTACAGGACATGTGCTTTTGGATATGGAGCAACAGCTGCAGGCAAACAACATTCGTATAAAAGTGCTGGAGCAGGAAAATGCCACCCTTCACACCAGCCTCttaaaactgaagaaaaggatACAAAATAGTAGTGCAATG GGAGCCTCTGCTCAGCAAGCATGGAGCCTCTCTTCACCAgaagcaaaacaacaaaatcaccAGACACAAACGCAGATGGCTTCATT CAGTGCAGCACAGCTGGGATACACTAACAGAGGAAGGGAAGCGAGACGAGGGGAAAGTGCTTTGGACTCGCCTGGGTCAGGGGATCGGATGTCCCCCACGGCTGCCTCCCCCTCATCCCTGCATCTCCACCTTCAGACCCTCCACCTTAATGCAGACTCTGCTGCTAAAAGCcacacaaagaaacacagtAGCTTTCTCATCTCGCACTCAAGGAGCTCGAATCGGAGGAGAAAACGAAACTAG